The following proteins are encoded in a genomic region of Gimesia algae:
- a CDS encoding DUF1501 domain-containing protein, whose amino-acid sequence MNKQSISAPHSRRHFLASSSMGIGSVALSWLLNQDQAHANPAVTRPDLKQPALEKQQFDLAVKPTHHPPRAKAMISMFMQGGPSHLDMFDPKPMLQKYDGKKFPGDIKYDNAAQASSKVLGSPWNFSKHGECGMELSELVPGLSEVVDDIVLMRSMHTSVNNHGQSIYAMHSGRILPGRPTLGSWLTYGLGSESENLPAYIAMVDPGGAPVLGVDNWTNGWLPSLYQGTVIRPKEPRILNLNAPPHLSGKAQEKYLDFLGNLNQRHLNQHPGEDDLSARIASYELAAKMQSAAAEALDLSKETKATQAMYGIDVPASAEFGKRCLISRRLIERGVRFVQIMTGNQTWDHHTSMRTSLPSACKRVDVPAAGLVKDLKQRGLLDETLVHWGGEMGRLPVIQNDAGVAKQGRDHNTYGFSMWLAGGGLKGGMTYGETDDFGHHAIKDKVSQSDYHATLMHLFGLDAERLTFTRNGAPQTLIDGQENRVVKEIIA is encoded by the coding sequence ATGAATAAGCAATCAATTTCAGCTCCTCACTCCAGACGACACTTTCTGGCTTCCAGTTCCATGGGCATCGGATCGGTGGCTCTCTCCTGGTTGTTGAACCAGGACCAGGCACACGCTAATCCTGCCGTCACGCGACCTGATCTTAAGCAACCTGCGCTGGAAAAACAGCAATTTGACCTGGCCGTCAAACCAACGCACCATCCACCCCGCGCCAAAGCCATGATCTCCATGTTCATGCAGGGGGGGCCCAGTCATCTGGATATGTTTGATCCCAAACCGATGCTGCAGAAGTACGACGGCAAGAAATTTCCCGGAGACATCAAATACGACAACGCTGCCCAGGCCAGCTCTAAAGTATTAGGCAGTCCCTGGAATTTCAGCAAACACGGTGAGTGTGGAATGGAGTTATCAGAACTCGTTCCTGGTTTATCTGAAGTCGTCGACGATATCGTTCTGATGCGATCGATGCACACCAGCGTGAACAACCATGGTCAGTCAATCTACGCGATGCACAGTGGTCGTATCCTGCCCGGACGTCCCACACTGGGTAGCTGGCTGACCTACGGGCTGGGGTCCGAGTCAGAAAATCTGCCTGCTTATATCGCAATGGTCGATCCCGGCGGTGCACCTGTGCTTGGTGTCGATAACTGGACCAATGGCTGGTTACCTTCACTCTATCAGGGAACCGTGATTCGTCCCAAAGAACCACGCATCCTGAATCTGAATGCCCCGCCTCACCTGAGTGGCAAAGCACAGGAGAAGTACCTCGACTTCCTTGGGAATCTGAATCAGCGTCATCTGAACCAGCATCCAGGCGAAGACGATCTGTCGGCGCGGATTGCCAGTTATGAACTGGCGGCCAAAATGCAGTCTGCAGCGGCGGAAGCACTGGATTTGAGTAAGGAAACCAAAGCAACTCAGGCCATGTATGGGATTGACGTGCCTGCATCAGCCGAGTTCGGCAAACGCTGTCTGATTTCCCGCCGCCTGATTGAACGGGGCGTACGTTTTGTTCAAATCATGACTGGTAACCAGACCTGGGACCACCATACCAGTATGCGAACTTCGCTACCCAGTGCCTGTAAACGGGTGGATGTGCCTGCTGCCGGCCTGGTGAAAGATCTCAAGCAGCGTGGTCTGCTGGATGAAACTCTCGTCCACTGGGGCGGAGAAATGGGACGGTTGCCTGTCATCCAGAACGACGCGGGCGTCGCCAAGCAGGGCCGCGATCATAACACCTATGGCTTCAGCATGTGGCTTGCCGGCGGTGGATTGAAGGGTGGCATGACCTACGGCGAAACCGATGATTTCGGTCATCACGCCATCAAAGACAAAGTCAGCCAGTCTGACTATCACGCAACGCTCATGCATCTGTTTGGCCTGGATGCCGAACGCCTGACCTTCACCCGCAACGGTGCACCGCAGACACTGATCGACGGTCAGGAAAACCGTGTAGTGAAAGAAATTATTGCCTGA
- a CDS encoding PSD1 and planctomycete cytochrome C domain-containing protein gives MIRRLSLAYLFAATICLNSASAVESADQTEKLSFENDVRKILKVHCLHCHGENGEMEGSLDLRLKRFMVKGGDSGPAIVPGKSAQSELIARIEAKEMPPEGKPMPDEELAILKQWVNQGAHNLRPEPESIGADYVPPDEQAFWSFQPVNNSPLPKVKQPALVKQPVDAFLLSKLESKGLTFTAQADKTILARRAFYDLIGLPPTPEELKQFLDDKSPNAYEKMIDRLLASPHYGERWGRHWLDVAGYADSEGYNNKDQDRPWAFRYRDYVIRAFNNDKPYDQFLKEQLAGDEMVKPPYHKLSPEEMEKLVATGFLRMAPDGTGSNPAEREVAKNQVIIDTVDIVSSSVLGMTIACAQCHDHKYDPIPQNDYYRFRAIFEPALDWKSWRTPAARRISIMSDEDRKVANELEVEAKKVLAERTELVNKFIDRTLERELMDVPEDKRDAMRTAYKTSGKKRTKDQVAMLKEYPRINRLSAGSLYLYDRTLVEQSNKAAQKAKELAKQLVEKIEKETLEKIPADQKALALAAKKAEVKNQTEEQKQLLAAFPALLVSVSNLEKFDPKGAAEIQHLKDESKRLAELKTTKILKEYSDKATAIRDKKPKEEFIRVLTEVPGKVPKTFFFNRGDFEQPKHELEPAGLTVIKSNLKTPVEIPPVNKDLPTTGRRLAYANYITNGQHPLTARVFVNRLWLHHFGKGIVASPTDFGKLGIPPTHLELLDWLANDFVTHGWKIKRMHKMLMTSTAYMQSSQRSDEYDVADPDNLLYGHMPVRRLEAETIRDSILAVTGKLKTDLYGEPVPVKEDEVGQIVVGLANVDSAGRQKKNLKMDDRKFRRSIYVTVSRSKPLAVLDMFDAPKMEPNCEKRSSSTVAPQSLLMMNSAFMVENAELFAERLLKEKAGNKAEQVKLAWILAFGKEASTEEVQQSVEFIDSQLPQFKDKTQNAGKTPEQLALATFCQALLSSNAFLYVD, from the coding sequence ATGATCAGGCGACTTTCCCTGGCGTATTTGTTTGCCGCTACTATCTGTCTGAACTCAGCATCAGCTGTTGAGTCTGCGGATCAGACAGAGAAACTTTCGTTTGAAAACGATGTGCGCAAAATCCTCAAAGTTCACTGCCTGCATTGTCATGGCGAGAATGGCGAGATGGAAGGCAGCCTGGACTTGCGACTGAAACGCTTTATGGTGAAAGGGGGCGACAGTGGCCCGGCGATTGTGCCTGGTAAAAGCGCTCAGAGTGAATTGATTGCCCGCATCGAAGCCAAAGAAATGCCTCCCGAAGGCAAGCCGATGCCTGATGAGGAACTGGCAATTCTGAAACAGTGGGTCAATCAGGGGGCTCACAATCTCAGACCCGAACCGGAAAGCATCGGAGCCGACTACGTGCCCCCTGATGAGCAGGCATTCTGGTCCTTTCAACCAGTGAATAACAGTCCGCTCCCCAAAGTCAAACAACCGGCTCTGGTCAAACAGCCCGTTGATGCGTTTCTATTATCCAAGCTGGAATCAAAAGGTCTGACATTCACTGCGCAGGCAGATAAAACAATCCTGGCCCGTCGTGCGTTTTATGATCTGATTGGCCTGCCTCCTACGCCGGAAGAACTCAAACAGTTTCTGGATGACAAAAGTCCGAATGCCTATGAAAAAATGATCGATCGTCTGCTGGCCTCCCCGCATTATGGCGAACGCTGGGGCCGACACTGGCTGGATGTGGCTGGCTATGCCGACTCCGAAGGCTACAACAATAAGGATCAGGATCGTCCCTGGGCATTCCGTTACCGCGATTATGTCATCCGTGCCTTCAATAATGACAAACCTTACGATCAGTTTCTGAAAGAACAGCTGGCCGGTGATGAGATGGTCAAACCTCCTTATCACAAACTGAGCCCGGAAGAGATGGAAAAACTGGTCGCCACCGGATTTCTCCGCATGGCCCCCGATGGAACAGGCAGCAACCCGGCTGAAAGAGAAGTCGCTAAAAATCAGGTGATTATCGATACTGTTGATATTGTTTCGTCTTCGGTTCTGGGAATGACCATCGCCTGTGCCCAGTGTCACGATCACAAATACGACCCGATTCCCCAGAATGATTACTATCGGTTCCGTGCCATTTTTGAACCAGCTCTCGACTGGAAAAGCTGGCGAACCCCCGCTGCGCGGCGGATTTCGATCATGTCGGACGAAGATCGCAAAGTAGCCAATGAATTGGAAGTCGAAGCGAAAAAAGTACTCGCTGAACGCACAGAGCTGGTCAACAAGTTTATCGACCGGACTCTGGAACGTGAGTTGATGGATGTGCCGGAAGACAAGCGGGACGCCATGCGAACGGCTTATAAAACTTCGGGTAAAAAACGTACCAAAGACCAGGTGGCGATGCTCAAAGAGTATCCCCGCATCAATCGCCTGTCAGCCGGTTCGCTGTATCTTTACGATCGCACACTGGTGGAACAGTCGAACAAAGCAGCTCAGAAAGCGAAAGAACTGGCAAAACAGCTGGTAGAGAAAATCGAAAAAGAAACGCTGGAGAAAATACCCGCTGATCAGAAAGCATTAGCGCTGGCTGCGAAAAAAGCAGAAGTCAAAAACCAGACGGAAGAACAGAAACAACTTCTGGCCGCATTTCCGGCATTGCTGGTTTCCGTTTCCAATCTGGAAAAATTCGACCCCAAAGGCGCAGCAGAAATCCAGCATCTTAAAGACGAATCCAAGCGACTGGCTGAACTCAAAACAACAAAAATCCTGAAAGAGTACAGTGATAAAGCAACTGCGATTCGGGATAAAAAGCCGAAAGAAGAATTCATCCGCGTGCTGACAGAAGTTCCGGGAAAAGTCCCGAAAACCTTCTTCTTTAACCGTGGGGATTTCGAACAACCCAAACATGAACTGGAACCCGCCGGCCTGACCGTGATTAAATCCAACCTGAAAACGCCGGTTGAGATTCCCCCTGTCAATAAAGACCTGCCAACTACCGGACGACGGCTGGCGTATGCCAATTACATTACCAATGGTCAGCATCCACTGACGGCACGCGTATTTGTGAACCGTCTCTGGCTGCATCACTTCGGAAAAGGTATCGTGGCCTCTCCCACCGATTTCGGAAAACTGGGAATTCCGCCGACTCATCTGGAATTACTGGACTGGCTGGCGAATGACTTTGTGACCCACGGCTGGAAAATCAAACGCATGCATAAAATGCTGATGACCTCGACTGCATACATGCAAAGTTCACAACGTTCTGATGAGTACGATGTGGCCGATCCGGATAATCTGCTGTATGGGCACATGCCTGTCCGCCGTCTGGAAGCGGAAACGATCCGCGATTCCATTCTTGCAGTTACCGGAAAACTCAAAACCGACCTGTACGGCGAACCGGTTCCTGTGAAGGAAGACGAAGTCGGGCAGATTGTGGTGGGTCTTGCCAATGTTGATTCGGCTGGTCGTCAGAAAAAAAATCTCAAGATGGATGATCGCAAGTTCCGTCGTAGTATCTACGTCACCGTCAGTCGCAGCAAACCGCTGGCTGTGCTCGACATGTTTGATGCACCCAAGATGGAACCGAACTGTGAGAAACGTTCTTCATCCACCGTCGCACCCCAGTCACTGCTGATGATGAACAGCGCTTTCATGGTAGAAAATGCCGAACTCTTCGCAGAACGTCTGTTGAAAGAAAAGGCCGGCAATAAAGCAGAACAGGTCAAGCTGGCCTGGATCCTGGCTTTCGGTAAAGAGGCCTCGACGGAAGAAGTTCAGCAGTCTGTCGAATTTATTGACTCACAGTTGCCTCAATTTAAAGATAAAACACAGAATGCAGGTAAGACTCCTGAGCAACTGGCACTGGCTACGTTCTGTCAGGCGTTACTCAGTAGTAACGCCTTCCTGTATGTAGATTAA
- a CDS encoding DUF1501 domain-containing protein: MSNQTQQNINRRQLLFQAGAGFGGIALNALMAQQAQSAAIPDRQSFSPLASKQTHFPATAKSVIFLFMEGGPSHIDMFDPKPELQKLAGKPLPESFKKPITAMGEVNSPLLPSQRKWKQHGEAGTWVSDWLPHTATCVDDIAVLRGCWTNGINHAGGVCQMNTCIPLAGRPSLGSWVTYGLGTENDSLPAFVVIQDNNGTVVNGPRNWGTAFIPAVYQGTRLNTGKTPISNLYRPEDIFPTQEAGKLDLLAKLNQRHAASRKQQSELDARIESYELAFRMQAAAPEAIDLSQETKETQELYGMDQKETKVYGTNCLLARRMVERGVRFVQLYNGAGSKWDSHSGIEKRHASLCKGMDKCVAGLLKDLKQRGLLDSTLVVWGGEFGRTPMSEKGDGRDHNPTGFTMWMAGGGVKGGQTIGGTDELGLYAVEDRMHVRDIHTSIYHLLGLSNLKLEYRHKGSPERPTLNEGEFMKKLVTG; encoded by the coding sequence ATGAGCAATCAAACTCAACAGAATATCAATCGACGTCAGCTCCTTTTTCAGGCCGGCGCAGGTTTCGGCGGGATCGCCTTGAATGCATTAATGGCGCAACAGGCCCAGAGTGCAGCCATCCCGGACCGTCAGTCGTTCTCTCCCCTGGCTTCGAAACAGACCCACTTTCCAGCGACAGCGAAAAGTGTGATCTTCCTGTTCATGGAAGGGGGCCCCAGCCATATCGATATGTTCGATCCGAAGCCGGAGCTGCAGAAACTGGCTGGCAAACCGTTGCCGGAGAGTTTCAAAAAACCGATTACTGCCATGGGGGAAGTCAACTCTCCCCTGCTGCCATCCCAACGAAAATGGAAGCAGCATGGCGAAGCGGGCACCTGGGTCTCAGACTGGTTGCCGCACACCGCGACCTGCGTCGATGACATTGCCGTCCTGCGTGGCTGCTGGACGAACGGCATCAATCACGCCGGTGGGGTCTGCCAGATGAATACCTGCATTCCACTGGCCGGTCGGCCTTCGCTGGGCAGCTGGGTGACATATGGGCTGGGAACGGAAAATGATAGCCTGCCAGCTTTTGTTGTGATTCAGGATAATAACGGCACCGTGGTCAACGGGCCTCGTAACTGGGGGACTGCTTTCATTCCCGCCGTCTATCAGGGCACACGACTCAATACGGGCAAAACACCGATCTCCAACCTGTATCGACCGGAAGATATTTTCCCGACACAGGAAGCCGGCAAACTGGATCTGCTGGCGAAACTGAATCAGCGTCATGCTGCTTCACGTAAACAGCAGTCCGAACTCGATGCCCGGATTGAATCATACGAACTCGCCTTTCGGATGCAGGCCGCTGCTCCGGAAGCGATTGACCTGTCTCAGGAAACCAAAGAGACCCAGGAACTGTACGGCATGGATCAGAAGGAAACCAAGGTCTACGGCACGAACTGTCTGCTGGCGCGTCGCATGGTGGAGCGGGGTGTTCGCTTCGTTCAACTCTACAACGGAGCCGGCAGCAAATGGGATTCGCATTCCGGCATTGAAAAACGTCACGCCAGCCTCTGTAAGGGGATGGATAAATGTGTCGCCGGTCTGTTGAAGGATCTCAAGCAGCGTGGCCTGCTCGATTCCACCCTGGTCGTCTGGGGTGGCGAGTTTGGTCGTACCCCGATGAGTGAAAAGGGGGATGGCCGTGATCATAACCCGACCGGCTTCACCATGTGGATGGCTGGAGGCGGCGTCAAAGGAGGCCAGACGATTGGCGGAACAGACGAACTCGGGCTCTACGCGGTTGAGGATCGTATGCATGTTCGCGATATTCACACCAGCATTTACCATCTGCTCGGGCTCAGTAATCTGAAACTCGAATATCGCCACAAAGGCAGCCCTGAACGCCCGACCCTCAACGAAGGGGAATTCATGAAAAAACTGGTGACTGGCTAG